The nucleotide window TGTATCGTGTCGCTTGTTCAGAACTGGTTCTCCAATCACCCTGTCCTGTGGTCACGGTCTTTGGTGTATCATGTTCACCAGCCAAATATCCGGGCAATGCATCTTCAACATGATCCCTTAAATAAGTGGCATTTCTCATATCTCTCCATGAATGGTAGTATTTTGGAATGATCCCTTGATTTATCACGGATGAGGCATAATTCAAATATTGATCACTGGGCTTTAACTCAAGACTGGAAGCAAGATAGTCTTTCACCTGTTCGATGGAATTTGGGTCATAAGGGTCTAGTGAAGAAATACCAAGAATATTTGAAATGATAATCAATCGGACCAATGGACTTGATTGCTCTAAACCGGCAATAATATCATCGATCGTTTTTTCTTCGTTTCTATGTAAATGTTCACGTATAATTTGCGGAAACTGATCTGAAAAAAGTGAGACCTTTTCAACAGCGTTTTCTGTTTCACCTGGAGGGATAGCTCCAATTCCTTCAGATTTCATTATGTAAACCTCATTAAATTATATTTCCTGAATATAAGCTAAAAATTTTTGGGTGGCAGACACTAACGTTTGTCGCCCGATTTCTCCGTTGTCATGGGCAATCTGATTTCTTATTTTATGCGCGTACCATACTGATTCATATGTATTCCTATCCATAAATTTTTCCGCCGCGCGCAATCTGTCAGCAAACGTTTCCCCTTCACAACCTTTCAATTTCAAAATGAAATCCACCAACTTGTCTGCTTCCAAAACCGCATGTTTTAGCTCAATTTTATTGTCCGAATTAGCAAGATCTAAAATTTCATTTCTTTTTGTGCGGATATAATTTTTCTCCTCGTTTGAAATTCCCCGCTTGACTTTGCCTTTCTTTCGAAATGGCAAAGTAACAAGCCACCATAACCCACGGAACAATCCTAAAACTATTACTTCCGGAACCGTTTGCTGATTTTTTTTATAATTTGCCATTATTTGATCTCTATCGAATTAATATAAACCGGACTCACGGGTTTATCATTCGAATCAGTAGCTACTTCGGAAATGCTTTTTACCACATCCATCCCGGATAATACTTCGCCGAAAACCGTATATTTTCCATCGAGCTGAGGCTGTGGTTGGTCAGAGACAATGAAAAACTGGCTTCCGTTCGTATTCGGGCCAGAGTTTGCCATCGCAAGCGTGCCGGCGACAATCTTGTGGTCATTAATTTCATCATTAAATTCATATCCCGGCCCACCAGTTCCATCACCCTTTGGATCACCGCTTTGGATCATGAAGCTTTTAATCACTCGGTGAAACGTAAGACCATCATAAAATTTTTGATCCGCCAATTTTTCGAAATTTGCGACAGTATTTGGCGCATCCTGATCATATAGTTTAAGATCAATATCACCGAGGGAAGTCGTAATGAGTGCTTCGTGTCTAGCGGGCGGATTTAAAGTTGCATTTATTTTCCCGCCAACAAAAGGAAATACAATGATAAGCGCAACCGCAACCACATACACCCAAAAATCAATTCTGTGCCAAGGCTCAGACCATGGGTTACTTAAAAATCTCTTCTTTTTTACAAGTTCCTTCTTGTCTATTATCTCTTCAATTTTTTTCTCTTTTCTTATGCGAGCTTTTTTACCCATCGGTTCCTTCAAAACAAATACTAATTTCTTAACTCTGGAAAAATGATCAGGATTATTTTTGTAGCTTTTTACGCCTTGCTTTGATCTTCCCCATCTTCTTTTTAACTGATTCAAAAGCATCGATATCAATATTCTCGGCAATAAGTAAAGCAGTAATTATCACGTCGGCAATTTCACTGGAAATGTTATCTTTTTTATAATCAGACATTTTTTCACTGCGCTGCATATTCATTGACGACATAATTTCGTTGGATAATTCACCAACCTCTTCCATCAATTTCACGGTTCGATTGAGTGTTCTGCGATCTTGGTCATAAATTGCGCCAATCTCACTAAGTGTTTTTTCATGCTCTTCCCTGATCAATTTTTGAATTTCTTCCGTATTCATAGTTTTGGCTTTTTAACATGATGATCTGTTGAATTTTCAAATGCACTGGCGACTTTAAAGATTTTACCTTCTCCATGCATTGGGCCGATTAGCTGCATACCGACCGGAAGGCCAGACTTGGTAAACCCGGCAGGTACGCTCATTGCCGGCACACCGGCAGGATTTATCGGCACGGTATTGGCATCGGCCAAATACATCGAGAGCGGATCATCCATCTTCTCCCCGATTTTGAAAGCCGGGAAAGGGGAGACCGGCGTTAAAAGAACATCATATTTTTGTAATACTTCCTCGTACTCTTTCTTGATTTTCGTTCGGACTTTAGCCGCCTTAAGATAATATGCATCGTAATAGCCAGAGGAGAGTGTATATGTACCCATCATAATCGAACGCTTTGCTTCATCCCCAAATCCGGCTGTTCTGGAATTGAAATAGATTTCTTCCAAAGTTTTTAGTTTTTCGTTTTTAGTTTTTAGTTCGCTATAGCCATAACGAATTCCATCATATCTGGAAAGATTTGATGATGCTTCAGATTTTGCGATTATATAGTATGTCGCAATCGCGTATTTAGTTGATGGCAATGATGTTTCCTCAACAATCGCACCCAATTTTTCTAGCTGGTGTTTCGCGTTTTCCAAAATTTCTGCTACCTCAGGATTTAATCCCTCACCATAAAACTCTTTTGGCACGCCGATTTTTACCCCTTTC belongs to Patescibacteria group bacterium and includes:
- a CDS encoding peptidylprolyl isomerase codes for the protein MGKKARIRKEKKIEEIIDKKELVKKKRFLSNPWSEPWHRIDFWVYVVAVALIIVFPFVGGKINATLNPPARHEALITTSLGDIDLKLYDQDAPNTVANFEKLADQKFYDGLTFHRVIKSFMIQSGDPKGDGTGGPGYEFNDEINDHKIVAGTLAMANSGPNTNGSQFFIVSDQPQPQLDGKYTVFGEVLSGMDVVKSISEVATDSNDKPVSPVYINSIEIK
- a CDS encoding MazG nucleotide pyrophosphohydrolase domain-containing protein → MNTEEIQKLIREEHEKTLSEIGAIYDQDRRTLNRTVKLMEEVGELSNEIMSSMNMQRSEKMSDYKKDNISSEIADVIITALLIAENIDIDAFESVKKKMGKIKARRKKLQK